The segment caaaaggagcttacagtctaaattgggagacaggcattaatacaaataagtaaatcacaaacatggacataagggctgtgggactgggaaaggggattaactaagggagcaagtcagggcgatgcagaagggaataggagaagaggaaaggaaaggtgtTAGTCGCTTAGAACTCTGCCTTTATTTCTCAAGGCAAGTATTGAGGATTTAGTTATGAGACTGTAATGataatcaaataataattatggtatttttaagtgctaactatgtgccaagcactgttagaagcactgcagtagatacaaggtaatcaggttgacccacgtggggctcactgtcttaattcccattttacagatgaggtaactgaggctgagagaaatgaaatggctttcccaaggtctcacagcagacaagtggcagaggcgggattagagcccatgaccgccaactcccaaacccgtactcttgccactaagccactctgcttagccacgctgctaatcttgttgtggatagggaaaatgtttattgttacattgtactctcccaagagcttagtatagggctctgcacacagtagtgctcagtaaatatgattgaatgagtgaatgaatatgcaacCTATCATTACTGCCACATTCCTGGTCTCGTGgaagaagtagagtggcctagtggaaagagtaccaacctggaaatcagaagatctgcgttctaaacctagctctgtcacttgtctgcttcctgaccttgggcaagtcgcctaacttctctgtgcctccctttcctcatctgtaaaatggagaacaggagtgtgagccccatgtggaacagggactgtgtccaaactgtttatcttggatctaccccagcgcttagtacagtgcctggcacagagtaagtgcataatgaatattatcatcattatcttgaCATCCCCTCTGTAAGTCCCAGCTCTTGGGAATTTGCTTCTGGATGGCTCGTTTGAGAAATCCTCCCTGGCCTTGGGGATCCAGGTTAACAGAGCAGAAAGGCTACCTGTAGTCCACTTCCACTCCACCTTCCGTGGACAAGAGGAAATAATATCCATGCGGGTCTTGCCTTGAACTATAATTCAAAGGGAGAaaacagaagaggaagctgaaaCAAAATCTGGCCCCTATCATTCAGTCCCGCCTGGGCCAATGGTTTCTGAGGCCGAGACGGCAGGGGTGGCAGCGGGGTTGAGGGACAAGTGCTGGGAAATTTCAGGTCATCTGGTATTCCAAGTTGAAGGCCAGCGATTCTGTCCACTTCAGCCCTCACCACTGCCACCACCCTCCCTCTGTCTGAGATCACTGTCCCCATGAAACTCTCGGGACTGTGGGCAGGGCCAGGCAAGCAGAGAAGGGAAGCTGAGTAGAGAGGCAAGAAGTACCGGTGTCTGAATACAACATttgatattaacgtctgtccctgcctctagactaagatgactgtgggcagagaatgagcctgtttattgttgtattgtactctcccaagctcttaatacagtgctctgtgcacagtaagcactcaataaatacgattgaatgaatggatgaatgaatgttcgccccactcccaaccccacagcacttcttttaatggcatttgttaaacgcttattgtgtgccagacactgttctaagcgctggggtagatacagtccatgccccaggtggggcttaatctccattttacagatgtggtaactgagaccaagagaagtgatgtgacttacccaaggccatgcagcagttATGAACCAGCGTTTGGGGGGAGCAGAGATCCGAAGATGCAGCACCCGGAGACGgcagagcccagcccgcaccctccgctcctctgccgctaatctcctcaccatacctcgttctcacctgtcccgccatcgaccccgggcctggaatgccctccctctgcccagccgccaagctagctctcttcctcccttcaaggccctactgagagttcactttctccaggaggccttcccagactgagccccttccttcctctccccctcgtccccctctccatccccccatcttacctccttcccttccccacagcacctgtatatatgtatacatgtttgtacatatttattactctatttatttatttatttatttattttacttgtacatatttattctattttattttgttagtatgtttggttttgttctctgtctcccccttttagaatgtgagcccactgttgggtagggactgtctccatacgttgcaaacttctacttcccaagcacttagtacagtgctctgcacatagtaagcgctcaataaatacgattgatgatgatgatgattgattatgtGATGGAGCAttagttagaacccaagtccttctgactcctaggcccatgctctgtctactaggtcatgctgcttccctacatatctttaaaagtacatatctttacattatatatcataaattatttattcatgttaatgtttgtctccccctctagactgtaagcttcttaggggaagggaatgtgtctgctaattccatggtatgatactctcctaagcacttagtacagtgctttacacattatcattattcatatgATTATCAAatgtcatcgagtcatttctgattcatagcaactctatggatatattttctccagaacgtcctattttatgccataatctgtaaccttccTAACTGGTCCTCCAGCATTGTTGTTATGGATTCtatccatctagagaagcagcgtggctcagtggaaagagcacgggcttgggagccagaggccatggattctagtcccagcccctccacatgtctgctgtgtgactttgggcaagttacttaacttcactgagcctcagttacctcatctgtaaaatggtgattaagactgtgagccccacgtgggacagcctgatcaccttgtatccccccagtgcttagtaagtgcttaaaaatgccagtatttttattattattattgttattattatgatttttatctatttgctggtctgcctcttccacgttttagcactcaataaataccactgattgattgattgattgattaattgtttgatttttattttcgctcagtgacagaggagggacagggtccaaaagagaagaagggagggcggggaggaggggagacctCTTTGGGTTTCAGTAGGAAGCAGGGGGAGGGCGAGCAAGCTGGAGGGACCCCGGCGTCCCGGTCCCCGACAGGAGGTTGTATCGGTGGGGTGATGAAGCTGGTAGCATCAGCAGCAGTCGGAGTTGTCGTCGCAGCATTCAGGGCTCTGGTGCCGGTGGCGGTGGAAGAGATGGGgccggtggtgatggtggtgagacaggcagcaGCCGCCTCCCGAGCTGGGACCGCAGCCGCCCCCCGAGCTGGGACCGCAGCACGAGGACAGAGTTGGGCACGGAGCTGGGCACTTAGGAGGGCACTTGGGAGGGCATTTCGGGGGGCACTTGGGCGGCGGCTGGCACTTCTGCGGGCACTGAGGCGGGGGTGGGCACTGCTGCTGGTTCTGCTGCCAGGACATCTCGCTGCTCGACGGGTCCGAAAGCCTGGAAGTCAACCCCGATCGCC is part of the Tachyglossus aculeatus isolate mTacAcu1 chromosome Y4, mTacAcu1.pri, whole genome shotgun sequence genome and harbors:
- the LOC119946817 gene encoding late cornified envelope protein 2D-like codes for the protein MSWQQNQQQCPPPPQCPQKCQPPPKCPPKCPPKCPPKCPAPCPTLSSCCGPSSGGGCGPSSGGGCCLSHHHHHRPHLFHRHRHQSPECCDDNSDCC